From Curtobacterium sp. SGAir0471, the proteins below share one genomic window:
- the recO gene encoding DNA repair protein RecO, giving the protein MPLYRDECVVLRTHKLGEADRIVTMLSRQHGKIRAVAKGVRRTASKFGSRLEPFMVVDAQFYEGRSLDIVTQAESLGSYGAQIVTDYGAYTAASAMVETADRLSEADAGLQQYLLLVGALRSLSRREHVVSATLDSYLLRAMSIAGWAPSFGDCAVTGEPGPHTAFVVQLGGVVADRAAPPGTPRLDTDTLGLLGALLAGDWSTVDSSDERTRSRASGVVAAYAQWHLERSLRSLPHVDRSEHPAPVAPTPGGVPAAVAATPAPAVPVPSDHEGTPA; this is encoded by the coding sequence ATGCCGCTGTACCGGGACGAGTGCGTCGTGCTGCGCACCCACAAGCTCGGCGAGGCCGACCGCATCGTCACGATGCTCAGTCGGCAGCACGGCAAGATCCGGGCGGTGGCCAAGGGGGTCCGGCGCACGGCTTCGAAGTTCGGCTCCCGGCTCGAGCCCTTCATGGTCGTCGACGCCCAGTTCTACGAGGGCCGCTCGCTCGACATCGTCACCCAGGCCGAGAGCCTCGGGTCCTACGGCGCGCAGATCGTCACCGACTACGGCGCCTACACGGCGGCCAGCGCCATGGTCGAGACGGCCGACCGGCTGAGCGAGGCGGACGCCGGACTCCAGCAGTACCTGCTGCTCGTCGGTGCCCTCCGGTCGCTGTCGCGTCGGGAGCACGTCGTCAGTGCGACGCTCGACTCGTACCTACTGCGGGCGATGAGCATCGCGGGCTGGGCGCCCTCATTCGGCGACTGTGCGGTGACGGGGGAACCAGGACCGCACACCGCGTTCGTCGTGCAGCTCGGCGGGGTGGTCGCCGATCGTGCTGCGCCTCCCGGGACGCCACGGCTCGACACCGACACCCTCGGGCTGCTCGGCGCACTGCTCGCGGGCGACTGGTCGACGGTCGACTCCTCCGACGAACGAACGCGGTCACGGGCCTCCGGCGTGGTGGCGGCCTACGCCCAGTGGCACCTGGAACGATCGCTCCGGTCACTGCCCCACGTCGACCGCAGCGAGCACCCCGCTCCGGTCGCACCGACCCCCGGTGGGGTGCCGGCAGCGGTGGCTGCCACCCCGGCGCCCGCCGTCCCCGTCCCGTCCGACCACGAAGGAACCCCTGCATGA
- a CDS encoding isoprenyl transferase, giving the protein MSPRRSASEAVSEGLRPVDWTGERPPAIPAPFVPEHVAIVMDGNGRWANQRGLTRVEGHKAGEASLLDVVAGAIQIGVKHVSAYAFSTENWKRSPEEVRFLMGFNREVIHRRRDQLHAWGVRVRWAGRRPRLWRSVIDELQTAERMTADNDVCTLTMCVNYGGRNEIVDAVRDMAEDVAAGRMKPSQVTEKALAKRLYVPELPDVDLFLRSSGEQRTSNFMLWQSAYAEMVFLDRLWPDFRRTDLWGAIEEYARRDRRYGGAVDAPTA; this is encoded by the coding sequence ATGAGCCCACGCCGCTCCGCGTCCGAAGCCGTGTCCGAGGGACTGCGACCCGTCGACTGGACGGGGGAGCGGCCGCCGGCGATCCCCGCGCCGTTCGTCCCGGAGCACGTGGCGATCGTCATGGACGGCAACGGCCGCTGGGCGAACCAGCGCGGCCTGACCCGGGTCGAGGGACACAAGGCCGGCGAGGCCTCGCTGCTCGACGTCGTCGCCGGTGCGATCCAGATCGGCGTCAAGCACGTCTCGGCGTACGCCTTCTCGACCGAGAACTGGAAGCGTTCCCCGGAGGAGGTCCGCTTCCTGATGGGCTTCAACCGCGAGGTCATCCACCGCCGCCGCGACCAGCTGCACGCCTGGGGTGTGCGGGTCCGGTGGGCGGGCCGTCGACCCCGGCTCTGGCGGAGCGTCATCGACGAGCTGCAGACGGCGGAGCGGATGACCGCCGACAACGATGTCTGCACGCTGACGATGTGCGTCAACTACGGCGGCAGGAACGAGATCGTCGACGCGGTCCGGGACATGGCCGAGGACGTCGCCGCCGGTCGGATGAAGCCGAGCCAGGTGACGGAGAAGGCCCTGGCGAAGCGGTTGTACGTGCCGGAGCTGCCCGACGTGGACCTGTTCCTGCGGAGCTCGGGCGAGCAGCGCACGTCGAACTTCATGCTGTGGCAGTCCGCGTACGCCGAGATGGTGTTCCTGGACCGGCTGTGGCCGGACTTCCGGCGCACCGACCTGTGGGGCGCGATCGAGGAGTACGCGCGCCGCGACCGACGCTACGGTGGTGCGGTCGACGCACCCACCGCCTGA
- a CDS encoding LysR family transcriptional regulator, with amino-acid sequence METIEPQLLRVLLAVRDGGSISRAAAVLGYSQPAVSQLLARAEQRLGHDLVLRGGRGATLTESGRVLADHALHVEAALTAAREDLDAVGGLARGRVRLAGFPSASSTLVPPVLAALAADSPGVVTSYVEAEPPEAVDLLRRGEVDVALTFSHALQEDPASDPTLTTRALGRDPLALVTAADAVPRDGTVSHDDAVSRDAVSRDDTVADLAAFRDARWIGGCPRCRGHLLASCAASGFTPEIVLETDNAAAVVGLVAAGLGVALLPRLALSTTVVPPGVAVTPADDALARRVEVVVARGADRVPSVRAALDAVRGVAGLLA; translated from the coding sequence GTGGAGACGATCGAACCGCAGCTGCTCCGGGTCCTGCTCGCCGTGCGTGACGGTGGGTCCATCAGTCGCGCCGCCGCCGTGCTCGGCTACAGCCAGCCCGCCGTCAGTCAGCTGCTCGCCCGCGCGGAGCAGCGCCTCGGGCACGACCTCGTGCTCCGCGGGGGTCGCGGTGCGACGCTGACCGAGTCCGGTCGCGTGCTCGCCGACCACGCCCTGCACGTCGAGGCGGCGCTGACCGCGGCGCGTGAGGACCTCGACGCCGTCGGCGGCCTCGCCCGCGGTCGCGTCCGGCTCGCCGGGTTCCCGAGCGCGTCCTCGACCCTCGTGCCGCCGGTGCTCGCCGCGCTGGCGGCGGACAGCCCCGGGGTGGTGACGTCGTACGTCGAGGCCGAACCGCCCGAGGCCGTCGACCTGCTCCGCCGCGGCGAGGTCGACGTCGCGCTGACGTTCTCGCACGCGCTGCAGGAGGACCCCGCGAGCGATCCGACCCTCACGACGCGCGCCCTCGGGCGGGATCCGCTCGCGCTCGTGACCGCGGCGGACGCGGTTCCACGCGACGGCACGGTGTCACACGACGACGCGGTCTCCCGCGACGCGGTGTCCCGGGACGACACGGTGGCCGACCTCGCCGCGTTCCGCGACGCACGGTGGATCGGCGGGTGTCCGCGGTGTCGCGGGCACCTGCTCGCCTCGTGCGCGGCCTCTGGGTTCACGCCGGAGATCGTGCTCGAGACCGACAACGCCGCGGCGGTCGTCGGGCTCGTCGCGGCCGGCCTCGGCGTCGCGCTGCTGCCCCGGCTCGCGCTCTCGACCACCGTCGTGCCGCCGGGGGTCGCGGTCACGCCGGCCGACGACGCGCTCGCGCGTCGGGTCGAGGTCGTCGTCGCCCGCGGTGCGGACCGGGTACCCAGCGTGCGGGCCGCGCTCGACGCGGTGCGCGGGGTGGCGGGCCTGCTCGCCTGA
- a CDS encoding aminotransferase class V-fold PLP-dependent enzyme, protein MDSFVDGSGYLAACTAGLPTLGTLAAQRADLDAWSRAETSPATYGDLVEEGRALFAGIVGVDAGRVATGSQSSAMVAVVAASLPDGAEVVVPEGDFSSIVFPFLVQAHRGITVRSVPLDRLADAVRPGTALVAWSAVQSATGAVTDPQPVLDAARAVGALTLCDLTQAAGVLPVSAAPFDVTVTHAYKWLCAPRGVAFATVSDAALERIRPAQAGWYAGEDVWSSCYGPAMRLATDARRFDVSPAWQAWPGAVAALRHLASVDAASAWRHATGLTDRLADALGTPRSGQAITTFPDSDGSALRALADRGVTASGRAGRLRLAFHLWNDEEDVTRVVDALGALPGFRPVG, encoded by the coding sequence ATGGACTCCTTCGTCGACGGATCGGGCTACCTCGCCGCGTGCACCGCCGGGCTCCCCACCCTCGGAACGCTGGCCGCGCAGCGGGCGGACCTCGACGCCTGGTCGCGCGCCGAGACCTCACCGGCGACCTACGGCGACCTGGTCGAGGAGGGCCGCGCGCTCTTCGCCGGCATCGTGGGCGTCGACGCGGGCCGGGTCGCCACCGGCTCGCAGAGCTCGGCGATGGTGGCGGTCGTCGCGGCCTCGCTGCCGGACGGTGCCGAGGTCGTCGTCCCCGAGGGCGACTTCTCGTCGATCGTCTTCCCGTTCCTGGTGCAGGCACACCGCGGGATCACCGTCCGCAGCGTGCCGCTCGACCGACTCGCCGACGCGGTGCGACCCGGTACCGCCCTCGTCGCCTGGTCGGCCGTGCAGTCCGCCACCGGCGCGGTGACCGACCCGCAGCCCGTCCTCGACGCTGCCCGTGCCGTCGGGGCCCTCACCCTCTGCGACCTCACCCAGGCGGCCGGGGTCCTGCCGGTGTCGGCGGCCCCGTTCGACGTCACGGTCACGCACGCCTACAAGTGGCTGTGCGCGCCCCGCGGGGTCGCCTTCGCCACGGTCTCCGACGCCGCGCTCGAGCGCATCCGACCCGCGCAGGCCGGCTGGTACGCGGGCGAGGACGTCTGGTCCTCGTGCTACGGCCCGGCCATGCGGCTCGCCACCGACGCCCGCCGCTTCGACGTCTCACCGGCCTGGCAGGCCTGGCCCGGGGCGGTCGCCGCCCTGCGGCACCTCGCGTCCGTCGACGCGGCATCGGCCTGGAGGCACGCGACCGGTCTCACGGACCGGCTCGCCGACGCGCTCGGTACGCCCCGGTCCGGACAGGCGATCACGACGTTCCCGGACTCGGACGGCTCGGCGCTCCGGGCGCTGGCGGACCGGGGCGTGACGGCGAGCGGGCGCGCCGGTCGGCTCCGGCTGGCGTTCCACCTCTGGAACGACGAGGAGGACGTGACACGCGTCGTCGACGCGCTCGGGGCACTCCCCGGATTCCGTCCCGTGGGGTGA
- a CDS encoding glycine--tRNA ligase translates to MAQSSRLDSVIALAKGRGFVFQSGEIYGGSRSAWDYGPLGVELKENIKRQWWQRFVRGRGDMVGLDSAVILPRKVWEASGHVATFTDPLVECLHCHHRFRADHLEEAFEAKKGRKPEGGLAEVPCPNCGTRGEWTEPREFSGMLKTYLGPVESEEGLNFLRPETAQGIFVDFAQVVTTSRMKPPFGIGQVGKAFRNEITPGNFIFRTREFEQMEIEYFVPPADVDAHYEQWIADSVAFFTDLGIDPENLRRFDVPDGERAHYSDATADIEYRFGFAGSEWGELMGVANRTDFDLNNHIESSGKDLRFFDQAANEKYVPYVIEPSFGLTRALMAFLLDAYHEDEAPNAKGGVDKRTVLRLDPRLAPVKAAVLPLSRNEQLSPVARGLADDLRKYWNVDFDDAGAIGRRYRRHDEIGTPFCITVDFDTLDDKAVTVRERDTMSQERVSLDQLQGYLAQRLLGA, encoded by the coding sequence TTGGCACAGTCCTCCCGTCTCGACAGCGTCATCGCCCTGGCCAAGGGCCGTGGCTTCGTGTTCCAGTCGGGGGAGATCTACGGCGGATCCCGCTCCGCGTGGGACTACGGGCCCCTCGGCGTCGAGCTGAAGGAGAACATCAAGCGCCAGTGGTGGCAGCGGTTCGTCCGCGGTCGTGGCGACATGGTCGGCCTCGACTCCGCCGTGATCCTGCCCCGCAAGGTGTGGGAGGCCTCGGGCCATGTGGCCACGTTCACCGACCCGCTCGTCGAGTGCCTGCACTGCCACCACCGCTTCCGCGCCGACCACCTGGAAGAGGCCTTCGAGGCGAAGAAGGGCCGGAAGCCCGAGGGCGGTCTGGCCGAGGTGCCGTGCCCGAACTGCGGCACCCGTGGTGAGTGGACCGAACCGCGCGAGTTCTCCGGCATGCTCAAGACCTACCTCGGCCCGGTCGAGTCGGAAGAAGGCCTGAACTTCCTCCGCCCCGAGACCGCGCAGGGCATCTTCGTCGACTTCGCCCAGGTCGTCACGACGAGCCGCATGAAGCCCCCGTTCGGCATCGGCCAGGTCGGCAAGGCGTTCCGCAACGAGATCACGCCCGGCAACTTCATCTTCCGCACGCGCGAGTTCGAGCAGATGGAGATCGAGTACTTCGTGCCGCCGGCCGACGTCGACGCCCACTACGAGCAGTGGATCGCCGACTCGGTGGCGTTCTTCACCGACCTCGGCATCGACCCCGAGAACCTCCGCCGCTTTGACGTGCCGGACGGCGAGCGTGCGCACTACTCCGACGCGACCGCCGACATCGAGTACCGCTTCGGCTTCGCCGGGTCCGAGTGGGGCGAACTGATGGGTGTCGCGAACCGCACCGACTTCGACCTCAACAACCACATCGAGTCGTCGGGCAAGGACCTCCGCTTCTTCGACCAGGCCGCGAACGAGAAGTACGTGCCGTACGTCATCGAGCCGTCGTTCGGTCTGACGCGTGCGCTCATGGCGTTCCTGCTCGACGCGTACCACGAGGACGAGGCCCCGAACGCGAAGGGCGGCGTCGACAAGCGCACGGTGCTGCGCCTCGACCCGCGCCTGGCCCCCGTCAAGGCCGCGGTGCTCCCGCTGTCCCGCAACGAGCAGCTCTCGCCGGTGGCGCGCGGCCTCGCCGACGACCTGCGGAAGTACTGGAACGTCGACTTCGACGACGCCGGTGCGATCGGCCGTCGCTACCGTCGCCACGACGAGATCGGCACCCCGTTCTGCATCACCGTCGACTTCGACACGCTCGACGACAAGGCCGTGACGGTGCGCGAGCGCGACACGATGTCGCAGGAGCGCGTCTCGCTCGACCAGCTGCAGGGCTACCTGGCGCAGCGCCTGCTCGGCGCGTAG
- a CDS encoding DsbA family oxidoreductase, with protein sequence MNESVKVDVWSDIACPWCYIGKRKFEAGVAAFSSTPEAQPVEVEYHSFELSPDTPVDFEGTEAEFLSQHKGLPVDRAQQMIDQVAGIAESVGLHYDYDALRHTNTVKAHQVIHLAKQHGKQLEMVERLFTAYFERGEHVGQDESLADLGASIGLDRDEVLATLRDDAQLAAVRADQAQAQAFGINGVPFFVIDGKYGVSGAQDPAAFEQVLRQVVALRDTTPEELAAQQQRAADDAAADAEVTR encoded by the coding sequence GTGAACGAGTCTGTGAAGGTCGATGTCTGGTCGGACATCGCGTGCCCCTGGTGCTACATCGGCAAGCGGAAGTTCGAGGCCGGCGTCGCCGCGTTCTCCTCGACGCCCGAGGCCCAGCCGGTCGAGGTCGAGTACCACTCGTTCGAGCTGAGCCCGGACACCCCGGTCGACTTCGAGGGCACCGAGGCCGAGTTCCTCTCGCAGCACAAGGGGCTCCCCGTCGACCGGGCGCAGCAGATGATCGACCAGGTCGCCGGCATCGCCGAGTCCGTCGGGCTGCACTACGACTACGACGCCCTGCGGCACACGAACACCGTCAAGGCGCACCAGGTGATCCACCTGGCCAAGCAGCACGGCAAGCAGCTCGAGATGGTGGAGCGGCTGTTCACCGCCTACTTCGAGCGCGGCGAGCACGTCGGGCAGGACGAGTCGCTCGCCGACCTCGGCGCGTCGATCGGACTCGACCGCGACGAGGTCCTGGCCACCCTGCGGGACGACGCCCAGCTCGCTGCCGTGCGTGCGGACCAGGCCCAGGCACAGGCCTTCGGCATCAACGGCGTGCCGTTCTTCGTCATCGACGGCAAGTACGGCGTCTCCGGCGCGCAGGACCCGGCAGCGTTCGAGCAGGTCCTCCGCCAGGTGGTGGCGCTGCGCGACACGACGCCCGAGGAGCTCGCGGCCCAGCAGCAGCGCGCTGCGGACGACGCGGCCGCGGACGCGGAGGTGACCCGGTGA
- a CDS encoding aminoacyl-tRNA deacylase gives MPDTAIARFDADAAARGLTVDVVERPAADSLEDAAALLGIEPGDIVKTLVVKRHDGGFLLALVPGGRSIAWKKLRTVVGVNKLSMPDATTALEASGYERGTITPIGATGDLPVFADERVLGRRIALGAGRHGASAFVDGDALIAAYDATVADITDEEPVR, from the coding sequence ATGCCCGACACCGCGATCGCCCGCTTCGACGCCGACGCCGCCGCCCGGGGCCTGACCGTGGACGTCGTCGAGCGTCCCGCGGCCGACTCCCTCGAGGACGCCGCGGCCCTGCTCGGCATCGAGCCCGGCGACATCGTGAAGACGCTCGTCGTGAAGCGCCACGACGGCGGCTTCCTGCTCGCCCTCGTGCCCGGCGGACGCAGCATCGCCTGGAAGAAGCTCCGCACCGTGGTCGGCGTCAACAAGCTCTCGATGCCGGACGCGACCACCGCGCTCGAGGCCTCGGGCTACGAGCGCGGGACGATCACGCCGATCGGCGCGACCGGCGACCTGCCGGTGTTCGCGGACGAGCGCGTGCTCGGACGCCGCATCGCGCTCGGTGCCGGCCGCCACGGTGCGAGCGCCTTCGTCGACGGCGACGCGCTCATCGCGGCCTACGACGCAACCGTCGCCGACATCACCGACGAGGAACCCGTCCGCTAG
- the dusB gene encoding tRNA dihydrouridine synthase DusB encodes MTITDTPSTAPRTAKPLRIGPIEVEAPVVLAPMAGITNMAYRRLCREYGAGLYVCEMITSRALVERTPVSMQLIQHHESETPRSIQLYGVEPNTVAEAATILVGEDRADHIDLNFGCPVPKVTRKGGGAALPWKLDLFQDLVTKTVKAAGDVPVTVKMRKGIDADHLTYLDAARIARDAGVAAISLHARTANEHYSGHADWSAIATLKETITDIPVLGNGDIWSAADALRMVDETGCDGVVVGRGCLGRPWLFGDLAAAFRGEDVRAMPSLGDVATAFRRHAELLVEFFGSEDHGCRDARKHVSWYFKGYPIGGDVRSALSMASSLQEIDDLLGQLDWSAPYPGADVEGPRGRAGHPKRTALPDRWLESRDVDAEFRKVLAAAELHHSGG; translated from the coding sequence ATGACGATCACCGACACGCCCAGCACGGCGCCCCGCACGGCGAAGCCCCTGCGCATCGGCCCCATCGAGGTCGAGGCGCCGGTCGTGCTCGCCCCGATGGCGGGCATCACGAACATGGCCTACCGCCGGCTCTGCCGCGAGTACGGCGCCGGTCTCTACGTCTGCGAGATGATCACGTCCCGCGCGCTCGTCGAACGCACCCCGGTCTCGATGCAGCTCATCCAGCACCACGAGTCCGAGACGCCGCGGTCGATCCAGCTGTACGGCGTCGAGCCGAACACCGTGGCCGAGGCCGCGACGATCCTGGTGGGCGAGGACCGCGCCGACCACATCGACCTCAACTTCGGGTGCCCCGTGCCCAAGGTCACGCGCAAGGGTGGGGGAGCGGCCCTGCCGTGGAAGCTCGACCTGTTCCAGGACCTGGTCACCAAGACCGTCAAGGCCGCGGGTGACGTGCCGGTGACGGTGAAGATGCGCAAGGGCATCGACGCCGACCACCTGACCTACCTCGACGCCGCGCGCATCGCCCGCGACGCCGGTGTCGCCGCGATCTCGCTGCACGCGCGCACCGCCAACGAGCACTACTCCGGCCACGCGGACTGGTCGGCGATCGCCACGCTGAAGGAGACGATCACCGACATCCCCGTGCTCGGCAACGGCGACATCTGGTCCGCCGCCGACGCCCTGCGCATGGTCGACGAGACCGGCTGCGACGGCGTCGTGGTCGGCCGCGGGTGCCTGGGACGACCGTGGCTGTTCGGCGACCTGGCTGCGGCGTTCCGTGGCGAGGACGTCCGTGCGATGCCCTCGCTCGGCGACGTCGCGACCGCGTTCCGCCGGCACGCCGAACTGCTCGTCGAGTTCTTCGGGTCCGAGGACCACGGGTGCCGCGACGCCCGGAAGCACGTCTCCTGGTACTTCAAGGGGTACCCGATCGGCGGCGACGTCCGGTCGGCGCTCTCGATGGCGTCGAGCCTGCAGGAGATCGACGACCTGCTCGGGCAGCTCGACTGGTCCGCGCCGTACCCCGGGGCCGACGTCGAGGGTCCCCGCGGCCGCGCCGGACACCCGAAGCGCACGGCGCTGCCCGACCGCTGGCTCGAGTCGCGCGACGTCGACGCCGAGTTCCGCAAGGTGCTCGCCGCCGCCGAGCTGCACCACAGCGGCGGATGA
- a CDS encoding deoxyguanosinetriphosphate triphosphohydrolase, with protein MSATASYGPADAERWLPETHGSRRSDFARDRARLLHSSALRRLAAKTQVLSPTTGLDFARNRLTHSLEVAQVGRELADSLGLDPDVVDTACLAHDIGHPPFGHNGETAVNAWAADIGGFEGNAQTLRLLTRLEPKVYGEGPDDDRPYGLNLTRASLDASCKYPWPAAQGVAEASSGRTKFGFYDDDHDAFEWLRAGAPRRQRCIEAQVMDLSDDIAYSVHDFEDAVVAGFIDVAALGDRVGENDIVTAMHAWVGSDLSRDELLEAFDRLRSLPLWMTSYDGSRRDMARLKNLTSQLIGRFARTATAATRESYASGSLVRFAASVVTPPEIIGEIAVLKGIVAAFVMTHGDRQPVYEDQRRVLTELLDALAATGSADLEPGFAADWRAASDDAGRLRAVVDQVASLTDQGALAWHKRLVVGDRETTHIPV; from the coding sequence ATGAGCGCCACCGCCTCGTACGGGCCCGCCGACGCCGAGCGCTGGTTGCCCGAGACCCACGGCAGCCGCCGTTCCGACTTCGCCCGCGACCGCGCCCGGCTCCTGCACTCGAGCGCGCTGCGACGCCTGGCCGCGAAGACCCAGGTGCTCAGCCCGACCACGGGTCTCGACTTCGCCCGCAACCGCCTGACGCACTCGCTCGAGGTCGCGCAGGTCGGGCGCGAGCTCGCCGACTCGCTCGGGCTGGACCCCGACGTGGTCGACACGGCGTGCCTGGCGCACGACATCGGGCACCCGCCGTTCGGCCACAACGGCGAGACCGCCGTGAACGCCTGGGCGGCCGACATCGGCGGGTTCGAGGGCAACGCGCAGACCCTGCGGCTGCTGACCCGTCTCGAGCCGAAGGTCTACGGCGAGGGTCCCGACGACGACCGGCCGTACGGCCTGAACCTGACGCGCGCATCGCTCGACGCGAGCTGCAAGTACCCGTGGCCGGCGGCACAGGGGGTCGCCGAGGCATCGTCCGGGCGCACGAAGTTCGGGTTCTACGACGACGACCACGACGCCTTCGAGTGGCTCCGCGCCGGTGCGCCCCGTCGGCAGCGGTGCATCGAGGCGCAGGTCATGGACCTCTCCGACGACATCGCCTACTCGGTGCACGACTTCGAGGACGCCGTCGTCGCGGGGTTCATCGACGTCGCCGCGCTCGGTGACCGGGTCGGCGAGAACGACATCGTCACCGCGATGCACGCGTGGGTCGGGTCGGACCTCAGCCGCGACGAGCTGCTCGAGGCGTTCGACCGCCTCCGGTCGCTGCCGCTGTGGATGACGTCGTACGACGGGTCGCGCCGGGACATGGCGCGGCTGAAGAACCTCACGTCGCAGCTCATCGGACGGTTCGCCCGGACGGCGACCGCCGCGACGCGGGAGTCCTACGCCTCCGGATCGCTCGTGCGCTTCGCGGCCTCGGTCGTGACGCCGCCGGAGATCATCGGGGAGATCGCGGTGCTCAAGGGCATCGTCGCGGCGTTCGTGATGACCCACGGCGACCGGCAGCCCGTGTACGAGGACCAGCGCCGGGTGCTCACCGAGCTCCTCGACGCGCTCGCGGCGACGGGGAGCGCTGATCTCGAGCCGGGATTCGCTGCCGACTGGCGCGCGGCGTCCGACGATGCCGGGCGGCTCCGGGCCGTGGTCGACCAGGTCGCGAGCCTGACCGACCAGGGGGCGTTGGCGTGGCACAAGCGGCTCGTGGTGGGGGACCGGGAGACGACGCACATCCCCGTCTGA
- the dnaG gene encoding DNA primase, with protein MAGRIARNDIDEVRSRVNIADVVGDHVTLKSAGVGSLKGLCPFHDERSPSFHVRPQVGRYHCFGCGEDGDVFEFIIKMDHTTFQEAVERMAAKIGFTLHYEEGDGPRTDYNQRARLIAANEAALEFYQSQLTSAAAEPARRFLGERGFDPAAAQHFGVGFAPQSYDATREHLRGRGFSMDEILAAGLAGQGDRSPYDRFRGRLVWPIRDVTGATIGFGARRLLDDDKGPKYLNTPETPIYHKSQVLYGLDLARKDISKGKQVVIVEGYTDVMACHLAGVTTAVATCGTSFGVDHIKVLRPMLGDSANAHLSQLGDIVFTFDPDEAGQRAAARAFAEESRFASQTYVAVAPGGLDPCDLRLARGDAAVERLIDTKRPMFEFIIRRRLAAHDIETAEGRVAGLRDVAPVVAGIRDRTLASAYVRETAKWLGVDIPEVRRAVDAARQRSGSAPSDRTGGPVPVGQAGPGGELVTPVEEPVAGLRLLPNDPITRMERDAVMAMVQQPAHVGASLIWLAAEATFSAPMLSVVRDAVVANVDGIGAGDWLDRLLLDVPAPFRSLVQELALAPIPARTDEDLAIYARSIVVALVEKDLLAQKAALLAKLQRADPYEQADRRAELQRQLVDIDDRRLRLRADAEAAPQG; from the coding sequence GTGGCTGGCAGGATCGCGCGGAACGACATCGACGAGGTCCGCTCGCGTGTCAACATTGCCGACGTCGTCGGTGACCACGTCACGCTGAAGTCGGCGGGCGTCGGCTCGCTGAAGGGCCTGTGCCCCTTCCACGACGAGCGCTCCCCGTCCTTCCACGTGCGGCCGCAGGTCGGCCGGTACCACTGCTTCGGGTGCGGCGAGGACGGCGACGTCTTCGAGTTCATCATCAAGATGGACCACACCACGTTCCAGGAAGCCGTCGAGCGGATGGCCGCGAAGATCGGCTTCACGCTCCACTACGAAGAGGGCGACGGCCCCCGCACCGACTACAACCAGCGTGCCCGGTTGATCGCCGCGAACGAGGCAGCGCTCGAGTTCTACCAGTCGCAGCTCACCTCGGCGGCGGCTGAACCCGCACGACGCTTCCTCGGGGAGCGCGGCTTCGACCCCGCCGCCGCGCAGCACTTCGGCGTCGGCTTCGCGCCGCAGTCGTACGACGCGACGCGCGAGCACCTGCGCGGCCGGGGGTTCTCGATGGACGAGATCCTCGCGGCGGGGCTCGCGGGCCAGGGCGACCGCTCGCCGTACGACCGGTTCCGCGGTCGGCTCGTGTGGCCGATCCGCGACGTCACCGGTGCGACCATCGGGTTCGGCGCGCGCCGCCTGCTCGACGACGACAAGGGCCCGAAGTACCTCAACACCCCCGAGACGCCGATCTACCACAAGAGCCAGGTGCTCTACGGGCTCGACCTCGCCCGGAAGGACATCTCGAAGGGCAAGCAGGTCGTCATCGTCGAGGGCTACACCGACGTGATGGCGTGCCACCTGGCCGGCGTGACGACCGCGGTCGCGACGTGCGGAACGTCGTTCGGGGTCGACCATATCAAGGTGCTCCGGCCGATGCTCGGTGACTCCGCGAACGCGCACCTCTCGCAGCTCGGGGACATCGTCTTCACCTTCGACCCGGACGAAGCCGGTCAGCGCGCCGCGGCCCGGGCCTTCGCCGAGGAGAGCCGGTTCGCGTCGCAGACGTACGTCGCCGTCGCGCCCGGCGGCCTCGACCCGTGCGACCTCCGGCTCGCTCGGGGTGACGCCGCCGTCGAGCGGCTGATCGACACGAAGCGGCCGATGTTCGAGTTCATCATCCGGCGCCGCCTCGCTGCACACGACATCGAGACCGCCGAGGGGCGCGTCGCCGGCCTGCGCGACGTCGCACCGGTCGTCGCCGGTATCCGTGACCGGACCCTCGCGAGCGCCTACGTCCGCGAGACCGCCAAGTGGCTCGGTGTCGACATCCCCGAGGTGCGCCGCGCCGTCGACGCGGCCCGGCAGCGGTCGGGCTCGGCACCGTCAGACCGGACGGGAGGCCCGGTGCCGGTCGGACAGGCCGGTCCCGGTGGCGAGCTGGTCACCCCGGTCGAGGAGCCGGTGGCCGGCCTGCGGCTGCTGCCGAACGACCCGATCACGCGGATGGAACGCGACGCCGTGATGGCCATGGTGCAGCAGCCCGCGCACGTCGGGGCGTCGCTCATCTGGCTCGCAGCCGAGGCGACGTTCTCGGCGCCCATGCTCTCGGTCGTCCGCGACGCCGTGGTCGCAAACGTCGACGGGATCGGCGCGGGGGACTGGCTCGACCGCCTGCTCCTCGACGTGCCGGCCCCGTTCCGCAGCCTCGTGCAGGAGCTCGCGCTCGCGCCGATCCCGGCCCGCACCGACGAGGACCTGGCGATCTATGCGCGGAGCATCGTCGTCGCCCTGGTCGAGAAGGACCTGCTGGCGCAGAAGGCCGCGCTCCTCGCGAAGCTGCAGCGTGCCGATCCGTACGAGCAGGCCGACCGGCGTGCCGAGCTCCAGCGGCAGCTCGTCGACATCGACGACCGGCGGCTGCGGCTGCGCGCGGACGCCGAGGCGGCACCGCAGGGCTGA